A region from the Capra hircus breed San Clemente chromosome 9, ASM170441v1, whole genome shotgun sequence genome encodes:
- the LOC102185363 gene encoding protein LEG1 homolog encodes MWSSLVIPTFLFLSFSSVGLAPDPGSTTHENDNYPPFWDQTDGDIAEFPVQNNKIIVDPWKYMDRLRIYKILITESNKYFASFGKNDTGNVFWTLTLLYGRLFKSDRFSEPPNSSRCAYESGVSSCISINSGWGGISYYVVIMYFLAAIESEFLGNLPYEVELLSREEYRSNFCYSVEECRAAYPQAMDIHNSFYKYLQSRKIVSTTSGIPQYDTDEDTAIFKMWAAHQAALDVAKPKFRDVSFYSSETERDFTMDFLLAAEFIEAVLYRPYFESSAEFLAGFPHRLLTDQDRNVLTSNFSRREKALITVVKLITKINKSTGGLLLTIWKKLMTSKFARAIGRFFIKRLLLIPIE; translated from the exons ATGTGGTCTTCTTTGGTGATCCCCACTTTCCTCTTCCTGAGCTTTTCTTCTGTGGGATTGGCCCCAGATCCAGGGTCAACCACCCATGAAAATGACAACTACCCACCTTTTTGGGACCAAACTGATGGAGACATAGCAGAATTTCCAGTGCAGAATAACAAGATAATTGTTGATCCCTGGAAATATATGGATCGACTAAGAATATATAAGATCCTTATAACAGAATCAAACAAATATTTTGCTTCATTTGGAAAAAATGATACAGGCAATGTATTTTGGACATTGACTTTACTTTATGGAAGGCTATTTAAATCAG ATAGATTTTCAGAGCCTCCCAATAGTTCACGGTGTGCTTATGAGTCTGGAGTCTCTAGCTGCATATCTATCAACAGTGGCTGGGGAG GCATTAGCTACTATGTGGTTATTATGTATTTCCTTGCTGCAATTGAATCTGAGTTTTTGGGGAATTTGCCATATGAGGTAGAGTTACTATCTCGAGAGGAGTACAGATCTAACTTCTGTTATTCAGTTGAGGAATGTCGTGCAGCCTATCCACAAGCTATGGATATACACAACAGTTTTTATAAG TATCTACAATCCAGAAAGATAGTTTCCACTACCAGTGGTATTCCTCAGTATGACACAGATGAGGACACAGCGATCTTCAAGATGTGGGCGGCCCATCAAGCTGCTCTTGATGTGGCAAAACCAAAGTTCAGGGATGT CTCATTCTATTCTTCTGAAACTGAACGAGACTTCACCATGGACTTTCTACTGGCCGCAGAATTTATTGAGGCAGTGTTATATCGCCCATACTTTGAAAGTTCAGCAGAATTCCTAGCGGGATTCCCACACAGGCTACTCACGGATCAGGATCGCAATGTTCTCACGAGTAACTTCAGCAGACGGGAAAAAGCATTGATAACTGTAGTAAAACtcatcacaaaaataaataaaagcacag GAGGTTTATTATTAACAATTTGGAAGAAGCTCATGACTTCAAAATTTGCTCGGGCTATCGGACGTTTCTTCATTAAAAGGCTCCTTTTAATACCAATTGAGTAG